A single genomic interval of Pochonia chlamydosporia 170 chromosome 7, whole genome shotgun sequence harbors:
- a CDS encoding vacuolar protein sorting-associated protein 45 (similar to Aspergillus terreus NIH2624 XP_001209648.1) — protein MDVSQAVSGYISKIVAPSADASSTKMKILLLDRETVSIISTAVTQSSLLNHEVYLIDRLDNANREKMRHLRCLCMIRPSAESIQLLIDELRDPKYGEYYLYFTNVAKKSSLERLAEADDHEVVKLVQEHFADYTVINSDLFSLSISLPDRRVWGPNPDTWNSESLQRSSEGLLAVLLSLKKKPLIRYQKSSPLAKKLASEVRYLISQEEQLFDFRKVDTPPILLVLDRREDPVTPLLTQWTYQAMVHHLLGIQNGRVDLSKVPDIRPELKEIVLSQDQDPFFKKNMFLNFGDLGSTIKDYVEQYQSKTKNNDNIESISDMKRFIEEYPAFRKLSGNVSKHVTLVSELSRKVTSGKLLEVSELEQSLACNENHNADLKNIQTLIQTPNITAHAKVGLVTLYALRYHKQPSNAISMLVDLLVAAGGVSESQASLVNKTLTYHLSLHTSPSQGGIADIFDSAGIFSGASSRFKGLKGVENVYTQHTSLLESTLQSLIKGRLKEQQYPFVEGGGTTRDKPQDVIVFIVGGATYEEAKMIAGINATTPGVRVVLGGTSIQNAASFFEEVNDAVTSWPMATSRR, from the exons ATGGACGTCTCACAGGCCGTATCTGGCTATATCTCGAAGATTGTTGCGCCTTCTGCTGATGCCTCTTCGACCAAAATGAAAATATTACTTTTGGACAGAGAGACCGTGTCCATTATCTCAACAGCCGTCACTCAGTCATCACTGCTCAACCACGAAGTATATCTCATTGATCGCTTGGATAATGCCAACCGGGAGAAAATGCGCCACCTACGGTGCCTGTGCATGATTCGTCCGTCAGCTGAGAGCATCCAGCTCCTAATAGATGAGCTACGCGACCCAAAATATGGCGAATACTACCTGTACTTCACCAATGTCGCGAAGAAGTCGTCCCTGGAGCGACTCGCCGAAGCAGATGACCACGAGGTTGTAAAGCTAGTGCAAGAGCATTTTGCGGACTATACTGTTATCAACTCCGATTTGTTCTCACTCTCAATTTCGCTTCCAGACAGGCGCGTTTGGGGCCCCAACCCAGACACTTGGAATTCTGAGTCTCTCCAGCGAAGCTCTGAAGGTCTGCTAGCGGTTTTGTTATCCCTGAAGAAAAAACCCCTCATACGATACCAGAAAAGCAGTCCGCTGGCTAAGAAGCTGGCATCCGAAGTGCGCTATCTCATTTCTCAGGAGGAGCAGCTGTTCGACTTTCGAAAAGTTGACACACCTCCGATACTTCTTGTTCTCGACAGGCGGGAAGACCCGGTAACGCCTTTGCTCACGCAATGGACCTATCAAGCTATGGTTCATCACCTTCTGGGCATCCAGAACGGTCGAGTTGACCTCAGCAAAGTTCCAGACATAAGACCGGAGCTAAAGGAAATTGTCCTATCCCAAGACCAGGATCCTTTTTTCAAGAAGAATATGTTTCTGAACTTTGGTGATCTAGGCTCTACAATAAAAGACTATGTGGAGCAATATCAGTCTAAGACCAAAAACAATGACAATATTGAGTCAATATCCGACATGAAACGGTTCATAGAAGAGTATCCCGCGTTCCGTAAACTCTCGGGTAACGTCAGCAAGCATGTTACCCTGGTGTCTGAGCTGAGCCGAAAAGTAACATCGGGAAAGCTGTTGGAAGTGAGCGAGCTTGAGCAAAGCCTTGCTTGCAATGAGAACCATAATGCCGACCTTAAG AATATTCAAACCTTAATACAAACACccaacatcacagcccaTGCAAAGGTTGGCTTGGTAACGCTTTATGCCTTGCGGTATCACAAGCAACCTTCGAATGCGATATCAATGCTAGTAGACCTTCTAGTTGCAGCCGGTGGCGTGTCAGAGTCGCAGGCTAGTCTGGTTAACAAGACATTGACCTACCATCTATCTCTTCACACTTCCCCATCTCAGGGTGGAATTGCCGACATATTCGACTCGGCTGGCATCTTTTCTGGTGCTTCAAGCAGATTTAAAGGCCTGAAGGGAGTAGAAAACGTGTATACCCAGCACACATCCCTGCTGGAAAGCACACTCCAAAGCCTAATCAAAGGCCGCCTGAAGGAGCAACAGTATCCATTTGTGGAAGGCGGAGGAACAACGCGAGATAAGCCACAGGATGTTATTGTTTTTATCGTGGGTGGTGCAACATACGAGGAAGCGAAGATGATTGCAGGTATTAACGCAACGACGCCAGGTGTGCGCGTGGTTCTGGGCGGCACTTCGATCCAGAATGCTGCAAGTTTCTTCGAGGAAGTCAACGACGCAGTCACCTCCTGGCCCATGGCGACCAGCCGCAGATGA
- a CDS encoding mitochondrial outer membrane protein MMM1 (similar to Verticillium alfalfae VaMs.102 XP_003000836.1) encodes MPTEFGTYVSSDVQCGRAQRGVNQAYPNGRLSFTHGLVVGQLSVVLILAAFIKFFIFGDPPSPDVTASLRATERRSRTLAHKQSLLSLRSPSQRQSQNLKRKKSSVLRNPPALTIGSILSKTYYNVDSHQPESLDWFNVLIAQTIAQFRSDAQHDDAILDSLTKALNGSSRPDFVDDIRVTELSLGEDFPIFSNCRIIPVDEDGLTLGNGIKFDASTAARDGTRLQARMDVDLSDMLTLAVETKLLLNYPKRLSAILPVALAVSVVRFSGTLSISFIPSNPSQSTPTMMTFSFLDDYRLDFSIRSLLGSRSRLQDVPKIAQLVEARLHKWFDERAVEPRFQEIALPSLWPRKKNTRGPEDAIVDGGLSVGRSKGKDAGRDFRDEVVRRKDSAIEDEKRDLASLRHRQPSKDTDELDMPGSISSP; translated from the coding sequence ATGCCCACCGAGTTCGGAACCTACGTGAGTTCAGATGTTCAATGTGGACGTGCACAGAGAGGTGTTAATCAAGCGTATCCCAACGGTAGACTCTCTTTCACTCACGGGCTCGTTGTGGGCCAATTGTCCGTAGTCTTAATACTGGCTGCGTTTATCAAATTTTTCATCTTTGGAGATCCACCATCGCCAGATGTTACAGCATCTTTACGGGCCACAGAGAGGCGGTCCAGGACTCTGGCTCACAAGCAATCCCTTCTCAGCTTACGCAGCCCTAGCCAAAGACAGAGCCAAAATCTGAAGCGCAAGAAGTCCAGCGTGCTTCGCAACCCACCGGCTCTTACCATAGGGTCTATTTTGAGCAAAACCTACTACAATGTTGACAGTCATCAACCAGAGAGTCTTGATTGGTTCAATGTGCTTATTGCACAGACAATTGCGCAATTCCGAAGCGATGCTCAGCACGATGATGCTATTCTAGACTCCCTAACTAAGGCGCTAAATGGAAGCTCTCGGCCCGACTTTGTCGATGACATCCGTGTCACTGAATTGAGCCTCGGTGAGGACTTTCCCATCTTCAGCAATTGTCGCATCATCCCGGTTGATGAAGACGGGTTGACACTCGGAAACGGTATAAAATTCGACGCTTCAACTGCCGCTCGAGATGGTACACGATTGCAAGCCCGAATGGATGTTGATTTGAGCGACATGCTTACCCTTGCGGTGGAAACAAAACTTCTCCTCAACTACCCAAAGCGACTATCTGCCATCCTGCCTGTTGCGTTGGCCGTCTCAGTTGTTCGGTTCAGCGGAACTTTGTCCATATCCTTTATTCCGAGCAACCCGTCTCAATCTACACCAACGATGATGACGTTTAGTTTTCTTGATGACTATCGGCTGGATTTCTCTATCCGCAGTTTGCTTGGGAGCAGGTCCAGGTTGCAAGATGTGCCGAAGATTGCTCAGCTCGTTGAAGCTCGGCTGCACAAATGGTTTGACGAACGAGCAGTTGAACCTCGTTTTCAGGAAATCGCCCTCCCGAGCTTGTGGCCCAGAAAGAAGAACACTCGCGGCCCCGAAGATGCAATTGTAGATGGAGGTTTGTCGGTTGGCCGGtccaaaggcaaagatgcCGGCCGCGACTTTCGAGACGAGGTTGTTAGACGGAAAGACTCGGCCATAGAGGATGAGAAGCGGGATTTGGCGTCCTTGAGACATCGGCAACCATCTAAAGATACGGATGAGCTTGATATGCCAGGGTCAATATCCAGTCCTTAG
- a CDS encoding CaaX-protease (similar to Trichoderma reesei QM6a XP_006969787.1): MGYWPIGVSDATKSLLLTGLLFAGPLYECLIIDGVWESWLRLEPLARLQRDWAMWRNMVAGPITEECLFRSAAVPLLLVAGCSMRGIIFLSPLVFGLAHLHHFYEFRVTHPETPLVAAIARSIIQLSYTSVFGAYATFLFLRTGSLISVIAVHALCNSMGLPRFWGVLEPYWLPAPEVSHPSNILKWTIPYYVLLLGGSTLWWHSIWSLTASPLALAVV; this comes from the exons ATGGGATACTGGCCGATCGGGGTCAGTGATGCAACCAAGTCACTACTCCTTACTGGTCTGTTATTTGCCGGCCCTCTGTATGAGTGCTTGATCATCGACGGAGTGTGGGAGTCATGGCTACGACTAGAACCGTTGGCGCGACTTCAGAGAGACTGGGCGATGTGGAGGAATATGGTAGCC GGCCCTATCACTGAAGAATGTCTCTTCCGATCTGCTGCCGTGCCGTTGCTACTGGTGGCTGGATGTAGCATGAGGGGCATCATCTTTCTCTCGCCTCTCGTATTTGGACTTGCACACCTTCATCACTTCTATGAATTCCGCGTTACGCATCCCGAAACTCCTCTTGTTGCCGCAATCGCTCGCTCCATAATCCAGCTGTCTTACACCAGCGTCTTTGGGGCGTATGCGACGTTTCTCTTCTTGCGCACTGGGTCATTGATATCTGTCATTGCCGTCCATGCGTTGTGCAATTCCATGGGTCTTCCTCGATTTTGGGGCGTTTTGGAACCATACTGGCTCCCTGCGCCTGAGGTCTCTCACCCTAGCAATATCTTGAAATGGACTATCCCCTACTACGTGTTGCTCCTGGGTGGTTCGACTCTATGGTGGCATAGTATCTGGTCCTTGACAGCTTCCCCCCTGGCTCTCGCCGTCGTTTAG
- a CDS encoding MBOAT family protein (similar to Neosartorya fischeri NRRL 181 XP_001257694.1), with translation MLHLIHRPFEVLSARLGASPDELKLIFSFLLSYPLAGLLKRVPDAKPYRKNLFIIGTSIFYLVGLFDLWDGVVTIAITATGPYLIAKYLRSSHYMPWIGFMFVMGHMSVSHIRRQAANSPSTIDITGAQMVMVMKLSAFCWNVADGQLPDELLSDSQKERALRELPPVLDYAGYVLFFPSLFAGPAFDYADYRRWIDTSMFDVPPNVDPSKKPPARKKRRIPRSGTPATFKALVGLFWIAMFVALSTRYGHEQLLGESYMRHAFWSRVWIMYMVNLVTRLKYYGVWTLTEGSCILAGLGYNGVDPVTGKVSWNRLQNVDPWAVETAQNPRGYLAGWNMNTNNWLRNYVYLRVTPRGKKPGFRASMMTFVTSAFWHGFYPGYYLTFVLASLIQTAAKNFRRLVRPFFLDPVSGGPSPKKKYYDAASFVVTQLTFSFATTPFLVLSFTDSIRAWSRVYFYGALWTVMGLVFFASPGKAALRKELEKRQGRANAKLTRSISSESLTGKDPILGISKDPERDVTEAMAEIRAEVEARQKKLA, from the exons ATGTTACACCTCATACATCGAC CTTTCGAGGTGCTTTCGGCGAGACTTGGAGCATCACCAGACGAAC TCAAGCTCATTTTTTCCTTTCTGTTGTCATACCCGTTGGCAGGGCTCCTGAAACGTGTCCCGGATGCGAAGCCTTATCGGAAGAATCTGTTCATAATAGG AACGTCCATCTTCTACCTGGTTGGCCTCTTTGATCTATGGGATGGTGTTGTAACCATAGCTATTACCGCTACTGGCCCCTATCTGATTGCTAAATACCTAAGAAGCAGTCACTATATGCCATGGATCGGCTTCATGTTTGTCATGGGCCACATGTCGGTTAGCCATATCAGACGCCAAGCTGCGAACAGCCCCTCGACGATTGACATCACCGGGGCGCAAATGgtcatggtgatgaaattgagTGCCTTTTGCTGGAATGTCGCTGATGGCCAGCTACCCGACGAGCTCTTATCAGACTCCCAAAAGGAGAGGGCGCTGAGGGAGCTTCCACCCGTTCTGGACTATGCAGGCtatgttttgtttttcccCTCACTATTTGCCGGACCAGCTTTTGACTATGCCGACTATCGGCGATGGATCGACACCtcaatgtttgatgtgcCACCGAATGTCGACCCATCCAAGAAACCTCCTGCTAGGAAAAAGAGAAGGATACCTCGAAGTGGCACTCCAGCCACCTTCAAGGCTCTAGTTGGGCTCTTTTggattgccatgtttgttgctCTGTCCACAAGATATGGCCACGAGCAGCTACTCGGGGAGTCATACATGAGGCATGCATTCTGGAGCCGAGTTTGGATCATGTACATGGTCAATCTGGTGACTAGGCTGAAGTACTACGGCGTTTGGACATTGACTGAAGGATCTTGCATCCTTGCTGGATTGGGTTACAATGGGGTCGACCCTGTTACCGGGAAGGTTTCCTGGAATCGCCTTCAAAACGTCGACCCATGGGCTGTAGAGACCGCACAAAACCCTCGCGGCTACTTAGCAGGATGGAACATGAACACAAACAACTGGCTCCGCAACTATGTGTATCTTCGGGTCACTCCAAGGGGAAAGAAGCCGGGTTTCCGTGCCAGCATGATGACATTTGTTACCAGTGCGTTCTGGCATGGGTTCTATCCAGGCTACTACTTGACATTCGTCCTCGCCAGCCTCATTCAAACAGCTGCGAAGA ATTTCCGACGCCTAGTTCgccccttcttcctcgatCCCGTATCTGGTGGTCCGTCGCCTAAGAAGAAATACTACGACGCGGCAAGTTTTGTTGTGACCCAGCTGACCTTCTCGTTTGCGACCACTCCCTTTCTCGTCCTCAGTTTCACGGATTCTATCCGCGCATGGTCCCGTGTCTACTTCTACGGCGCCCTCTGGACCGTCATGGGCCTTGTGTTTTTTGCCTCGCCGGGCAAAGCAGCGTTGAGAAAGGAACTGGAGAAGCGCCAAGGCAGGGCGAACGCGAAATTAACTCGCTCGATCAGTTCCGAGAGTCTGACTGGCAAAGACCCAATCCTGGGGATTTCCAAGGATCCCGAACGTGATGTGACAGAAGCAATGGCAGAAATCAGGGCCGAGGTGGAGGCACGacagaagaagcttgcaTAG